A single region of the Mesotoga sp. BH458_6_3_2_1 genome encodes:
- a CDS encoding molybdopterin-binding protein, giving the protein MYSCKIIRILESGFFDEISESIEISKRILEDHGFTYTGSTDVDPVMSDLKEAIYADSCSNDIVLVLGGTGLYREDIGPEVVLSLVDKRATGIETAMLRNAIVADPSLCLYRVGAGTIGDSIVLSVPGYHETVHYYLESVLNYLKPFFDGLRASERIQDINS; this is encoded by the coding sequence ATGTATAGCTGTAAGATAATTAGGATACTTGAGTCTGGTTTTTTCGATGAAATCTCTGAATCGATAGAGATTTCAAAAAGGATTCTTGAAGATCATGGTTTTACGTACACAGGTTCTACTGATGTTGACCCAGTGATGAGTGACCTTAAAGAAGCAATATATGCCGATTCCTGTTCAAATGACATAGTTCTAGTTCTTGGAGGAACTGGGCTTTACAGGGAAGACATAGGACCCGAAGTTGTCTTGTCTCTTGTCGATAAAAGGGCGACAGGAATTGAGACGGCAATGCTTAGGAATGCAATTGTCGCTGACCCTTCTCTTTGCCTATATCGGGTTGGAGCAGGAACCATTGGGGATTCAATAGTACTCTCTGTTCCCGGTTATCACGAAACTGTCCATTATTACCTGGAATCCGTTCTAAACTACTTGAAACCCTTTTTTGACGGGCTAAGAGCATCTGAGAGAATTCAGGATATAAATAGCTAA
- a CDS encoding antibiotic resistance protein VanZ, with amino-acid sequence MKRLLLMLLSIMYMVATVYFYLKPGAPRFVVGSDKFLHFVGFFFGGLLFLLCSKIGVKGFIKIPFILFLVIGPIVLEFLQILSPYRHFDAIDIVFNYFGWMIPVLIFLFIRRLQIFPEDSSSKS; translated from the coding sequence ATGAAGAGACTTCTGCTAATGTTATTGTCAATTATGTATATGGTGGCAACGGTATATTTCTATTTAAAACCAGGAGCACCCAGGTTTGTAGTCGGAAGCGACAAATTTCTCCATTTCGTTGGCTTCTTCTTCGGCGGACTCCTCTTCCTGCTTTGTTCGAAGATTGGAGTGAAAGGGTTCATAAAAATTCCGTTTATCTTGTTCCTCGTTATAGGTCCGATTGTCCTCGAGTTTCTCCAGATTCTATCTCCGTACAGACATTTCGATGCAATCGACATTGTGTTCAATTATTTCGGTTGGATGATTCCCGTACTCATCTTCTTATTCATCCGGCGCCTGCAAATATTTCCGGAAGACAGTAGTTCTAAATCATAA
- the pulA gene encoding type I pullulanase, giving the protein MGKNAADYDAGTVLIVHYHRYDENYDGWNLWIWPDKPKSMDGKSYAFDRTDDFGVSATVKLDEKHSRVGFIVRLREWEKKDVTVDRFVDIPESGVAEIWVIEGEEEFLFSPEKIDLTPRVKIAFLDSLSEVFASLSAPVDTRIVTPEVFVNGSPIEIETFEKADPTDISVTNYVKIKLAKPLPAESVCEELSLNIEGFLSSEIIVRKALDDPQFFYGNQLGAIYSKSETVFRVWSPVSSSASVLLFEDLFSDGYVELPMSRGKNGVWETVVKGDQHLKAYKYKFSSYGKERSTVDIYSHAVTRNSERSVVIDQEKVVFDGWNDHKVPPLENPENAIIYEIHVGDMTSDLNTTVENKGKYLGLAETGRTGPEGVSVGLDHIVELGVTHVHIMPFNDIHYIIEGEEGQYGWGYDPYLYMVPEGHYSIDPSDPLSRIIESKIMIKKFHENGIRVILDTVFNHTATTGSSSPFDQTVPYYYYRTDRTGAYLNGTGVGNEIATERPMMRKHILDTLKMWVTEYRIDGFRFDLMGLIDRETILAIDRELHAIDESILLYGEPWGGWGATITFGKGDQKGTGVSVFNDNLRDAIRGSVFDEKVKGFALGSRAKERRIMRGIVGSIEYSNDIKDFADDPAETINYVSAHDNQTLWDKNSAAMPDAPRDLLLSAQKLSNAIIILSQGIPFLHGGVDFARTKYGNENSYNAGVELNKMDYSRKAEFIDLFTYYKDLIALRKNHPAFRMTSSEQISNNLTFLDAPRNIVAFTINGESAGDSWEEILVIFNGNLEPSEITLPDDSWNLASDGVRVSDAPLERLSGKVTLEPISTYVFFK; this is encoded by the coding sequence ATGGGAAAAAACGCAGCAGATTATGATGCAGGAACTGTATTGATTGTTCATTATCACAGGTACGACGAAAACTATGATGGCTGGAATCTCTGGATTTGGCCCGATAAGCCCAAAAGTATGGATGGAAAGTCATATGCTTTCGACAGAACAGATGATTTTGGAGTGTCCGCAACCGTAAAACTTGACGAAAAACACTCTAGAGTTGGTTTCATAGTGAGGCTCAGAGAGTGGGAGAAAAAGGACGTTACTGTCGATAGATTTGTCGACATTCCCGAATCAGGGGTGGCCGAAATTTGGGTAATCGAAGGCGAAGAAGAGTTTCTGTTCAGTCCAGAGAAGATTGATCTCACTCCTAGAGTGAAGATCGCTTTTTTAGATTCATTGAGTGAGGTATTTGCATCTCTTTCGGCTCCCGTTGACACCAGAATAGTAACCCCTGAAGTCTTTGTGAATGGTTCTCCCATTGAGATTGAAACCTTCGAGAAGGCTGATCCGACCGATATATCTGTTACTAACTATGTTAAGATAAAGCTGGCAAAACCGCTTCCCGCAGAATCTGTTTGTGAAGAGCTTTCCCTGAATATTGAGGGTTTCCTTTCAAGTGAGATTATTGTCAGGAAGGCGCTTGACGACCCGCAATTCTTCTATGGAAATCAGCTCGGAGCAATTTACTCAAAGAGCGAGACCGTTTTCAGAGTCTGGTCGCCCGTGTCTTCTTCAGCATCGGTGCTTCTATTTGAAGATCTCTTTTCCGATGGTTACGTTGAACTCCCCATGAGTAGAGGAAAGAACGGAGTATGGGAAACAGTCGTTAAAGGAGATCAGCATCTTAAAGCCTACAAATACAAGTTTTCTTCCTACGGTAAGGAAAGAAGCACTGTAGATATTTACTCACACGCGGTAACAAGAAACAGTGAGAGATCAGTCGTAATAGATCAAGAGAAGGTCGTTTTCGATGGTTGGAACGATCATAAAGTGCCACCCTTGGAGAATCCGGAGAACGCAATAATATACGAGATTCATGTTGGAGACATGACCTCCGATCTGAATACAACTGTGGAGAATAAGGGCAAGTATCTCGGACTTGCAGAAACGGGCAGGACAGGCCCAGAGGGTGTGTCTGTTGGACTGGATCACATTGTTGAACTTGGCGTAACCCATGTACACATAATGCCCTTTAATGATATTCATTACATAATCGAGGGAGAAGAGGGACAGTACGGCTGGGGTTATGATCCTTATCTATATATGGTTCCTGAGGGACATTACAGCATCGATCCTTCCGATCCTCTTAGCAGAATAATCGAGTCTAAGATAATGATAAAGAAATTCCACGAAAACGGGATCAGGGTCATTCTCGATACTGTATTCAATCACACGGCGACAACTGGCTCTTCTTCACCCTTCGATCAGACGGTTCCCTATTACTACTACAGAACAGATAGAACTGGAGCCTATTTGAACGGAACAGGAGTCGGTAATGAGATAGCTACCGAAAGACCGATGATGAGAAAGCACATTCTCGATACTCTGAAGATGTGGGTTACTGAATATAGAATCGATGGGTTCAGATTCGACCTTATGGGTCTAATAGACAGAGAGACAATTCTTGCAATAGACCGGGAGCTTCACGCCATCGATGAATCGATTCTCCTCTACGGCGAGCCCTGGGGAGGTTGGGGAGCGACTATTACTTTTGGAAAGGGTGATCAGAAGGGAACCGGCGTAAGCGTGTTCAACGACAACCTAAGAGACGCTATCCGAGGAAGTGTTTTCGATGAGAAGGTGAAGGGCTTTGCCCTTGGAAGCAGGGCAAAAGAGCGGAGGATAATGCGTGGTATAGTGGGTAGCATCGAATACAGTAACGACATTAAGGACTTTGCAGACGATCCGGCAGAGACTATAAACTACGTTTCGGCCCACGATAATCAGACCTTGTGGGACAAAAATAGCGCTGCGATGCCGGATGCCCCAAGAGATCTTCTCTTGAGTGCGCAGAAGCTTTCAAATGCAATAATTATCCTTTCACAGGGAATTCCCTTCCTTCACGGAGGAGTAGATTTCGCACGCACGAAGTACGGGAACGAAAACAGCTATAACGCCGGAGTAGAGTTAAATAAAATGGATTACTCTAGGAAGGCCGAGTTCATTGATCTTTTCACCTATTACAAGGATCTAATAGCCCTGAGAAAGAATCATCCAGCCTTCAGGATGACTTCATCTGAGCAGATCAGCAACAATCTTACATTCCTTGACGCACCAAGAAATATAGTTGCGTTCACCATAAATGGAGAGTCGGCCGGCGATTCTTGGGAGGAAATACTGGTAATCTTCAACGGCAATCTAGAACCTTCTGAGATTACCCTCCCTGACGATAGCTGGAATCTCGCATCAGACGGGGTCAGAGTCTCGGATGCCCCGCTCGAAAGGCTCTCAGGCAAAGTCACACTTGAACCTATATCCACCTATGTCTTCTTCAAGTAA
- a CDS encoding HAD family hydrolase produces the protein MKERITYLFDLDGTLSAVSDEDFARRYFQLVFSSAEGRVVLEKLMSALEVSLKALFGDRDNFKNNYDLFMERFVESMGDHDQNWYEQFFNEFYDGDYNKLEELVAPRENVVKVLKDLRKAGKGIIIATNPIFPGKAINKRLEWVGVEKKFLDYVTTMENSHYVKPDLRYYREILEVNGLEASNCVMIGNDMSMDGVCSDVGIEYIDVSSIQSIWKTT, from the coding sequence GTGAAGGAACGTATCACATATTTGTTTGATCTTGACGGTACACTAAGCGCTGTTTCTGATGAGGATTTCGCAAGGCGATATTTTCAACTTGTTTTCAGCTCGGCAGAAGGGAGAGTCGTCTTAGAAAAACTTATGTCTGCTTTGGAGGTCTCACTCAAAGCTCTTTTTGGCGATAGAGACAACTTCAAGAATAATTATGACCTTTTCATGGAGAGGTTTGTAGAATCGATGGGTGATCATGATCAAAATTGGTATGAACAGTTTTTCAATGAGTTCTACGACGGTGATTACAACAAGTTGGAAGAACTGGTGGCGCCCCGAGAGAATGTAGTAAAGGTGTTGAAGGATTTGAGGAAGGCAGGGAAAGGAATTATCATCGCAACAAATCCAATTTTTCCGGGAAAGGCTATCAACAAGAGACTTGAATGGGTCGGAGTGGAGAAGAAATTCTTAGACTACGTGACGACCATGGAAAACTCACATTACGTTAAGCCCGATTTAAGATACTATCGTGAGATTTTGGAGGTCAACGGTCTTGAGGCAAGCAACTGTGTGATGATCGGAAATGACATGAGCATGGATGGTGTTTGCTCAGATGTTGGAATCGAATACATCGACGTCTCTTCAATTCAGTCTATCTGGAAAACAACCTAG
- a CDS encoding 3'-5' exoribonuclease YhaM family protein, whose product MKLRDIIGNEILNQINADQDKTNKDGFPFVSDLRPGSSVLSVFKVHSKRIQEARDGKKFLLLTLSDKTGAIRAIDWFNAEQNDSALEQGTVVRVSARVVVYEDRQQLNLDSEGIQVLEIGQYDPERFMAVTTKDIPQMYDDLLSFINSISDQYIRTLLKEMFENDKKFIEKFIISPAASKVHHAYKGGLLEHTMSVAELCAFFAVKYNESVDKDLLIAGALLHDVGKVYEYAVTPSGIDRTNDGELVGHIAMGIEMIGRAISKIQGFPRYLQTEIKHLLLSHHGEMEWGSPVIPKTTEAIVLHMADDLDSKVAQFREIEEREFNGSTSSWSNYDRFLNRRVFMKNRRSGD is encoded by the coding sequence ATGAAACTCCGCGATATTATTGGAAATGAGATTTTGAATCAGATAAATGCTGATCAGGATAAGACCAACAAGGATGGATTTCCCTTTGTTTCAGATCTTCGTCCGGGAAGTTCCGTGCTGTCTGTTTTCAAAGTGCATTCGAAGAGAATTCAGGAGGCCAGAGATGGGAAGAAATTCTTGCTTCTCACTCTCTCCGATAAGACGGGCGCCATTAGGGCTATAGATTGGTTCAATGCTGAGCAGAACGACAGCGCTTTGGAACAGGGAACTGTTGTAAGAGTTTCGGCTCGTGTAGTTGTTTATGAAGACAGGCAGCAGCTTAACCTTGATTCGGAAGGGATTCAAGTTCTTGAGATAGGACAATACGATCCCGAAAGGTTTATGGCTGTAACAACGAAGGATATCCCCCAGATGTACGATGATCTTCTCAGTTTTATCAACAGTATCAGTGACCAGTACATAAGGACACTGCTCAAAGAGATGTTTGAGAACGACAAGAAATTCATCGAGAAGTTCATAATCTCACCCGCTGCGTCAAAGGTTCATCACGCGTATAAGGGAGGCCTTCTGGAACATACAATGTCAGTTGCAGAACTGTGTGCCTTTTTCGCAGTTAAGTACAATGAGTCCGTAGACAAAGATCTCTTGATAGCCGGCGCCTTATTGCATGATGTTGGCAAAGTATACGAATACGCTGTCACTCCGTCAGGAATTGACAGGACCAATGACGGTGAACTGGTCGGGCATATCGCGATGGGCATAGAGATGATTGGCAGAGCCATTTCTAAGATTCAGGGTTTTCCGCGTTATCTTCAAACGGAGATCAAACATCTTCTTCTTTCTCATCATGGAGAGATGGAGTGGGGTTCTCCAGTTATTCCAAAAACGACCGAAGCGATTGTCCTTCACATGGCCGATGATTTGGATTCTAAGGTTGCCCAGTTTCGAGAGATAGAAGAGAGAGAGTTCAATGGTTCTACGTCTTCCTGGAGCAACTATGACCGGTTCCTGAATAGAAGAGTATTCATGAAGAATCGAAGATCGGGCGACTGA
- the topA gene encoding type I DNA topoisomerase — MPDKLVIVESPAKAKTIGRFLGKNYEVTASKGHVRDLPESNLGLNPDTFEPTYEVLKGKEKVVQELAKKSKGKKVFLASDLDREGEAIAWHISELLGLPQNEKNRIVFNEITESAIKSAILDPREIDMSKVEAQVARRVLDRIVGYKISPILWRTMTKGLSAGRVQSVALKFMVELEKKIAVFVPHKFFKIFAQVGEDRFSLSQIDGKKFNNKSITSEEKRDEVVHELSKANLRVKDVRKRTSKRNAPMPFITSTLQQGAIGELGWSASKTMKIAQQLYEGIETDKGQIAFITYMRTDSTRISSVAREKAVEIVTRKFGKEYVGSVRSAGKGKKIQDAHEAIRPTYPENDPETAKKLISGDNLRLYTLIWNRFIASQMASAEYAVTDVQLEDENKKYILSLTGERRLFDGFERIISRSSKSEIGRDYKKCEEIKPSKIEFEEDTTKPPSRFSEASLVKELEKRGIGRPSTYATIISTLLDRKYVLRQSRELRPTLLGSIVNEFLNDYFPDVVDMNFTANMEEELDDVENGAKKWQDVVQGFYGGFKTDLDQIDKKIKKGELRIEFLTDKECSCGGNFKIVFGRYGGYLKCQSCEKNESVDMTSFTCVIDGKVLLKDVAANQKMEVEIDEKCPECGSALVKRKGRYGEFIACSAYPKCKYTRNVRIDAPCPKCGGVVEKLRSKKGKNYYKCSECGELYWNEPAKEKCEICDSRLFLKIKRGGKKVHYCEKCKKEFEMEEG; from the coding sequence TTGCCAGACAAGCTTGTAATCGTTGAATCGCCAGCGAAGGCGAAGACAATTGGTAGATTCTTAGGAAAGAACTACGAAGTTACCGCTTCCAAGGGACACGTCAGAGATCTGCCAGAATCGAATTTGGGATTGAATCCTGATACCTTTGAGCCGACATATGAGGTTTTGAAAGGTAAAGAGAAGGTAGTTCAAGAACTCGCGAAGAAATCAAAAGGCAAGAAAGTCTTTCTTGCTTCTGACCTTGACCGCGAAGGCGAAGCAATCGCATGGCATATTTCTGAGCTTCTGGGTCTTCCTCAAAACGAAAAGAATAGAATAGTCTTCAATGAGATTACTGAATCGGCAATAAAAAGTGCAATACTGGATCCGAGAGAAATAGACATGTCGAAAGTCGAGGCTCAGGTAGCCAGGAGAGTTCTCGACAGAATTGTGGGTTATAAAATTAGTCCAATTCTCTGGAGAACGATGACAAAGGGATTGAGTGCCGGAAGAGTTCAGTCTGTAGCCTTGAAGTTCATGGTCGAGCTTGAGAAGAAGATCGCTGTCTTCGTACCACATAAATTCTTCAAAATCTTTGCCCAGGTCGGCGAAGATCGATTCTCTCTTTCGCAGATTGATGGCAAGAAGTTTAACAATAAATCTATAACAAGCGAAGAGAAGAGAGACGAGGTAGTACATGAGCTCTCAAAGGCCAATCTCCGTGTAAAAGATGTCAGAAAGCGTACTTCGAAAAGAAATGCTCCGATGCCTTTCATTACATCAACTCTTCAGCAAGGCGCGATTGGCGAGCTCGGGTGGAGTGCGAGCAAGACGATGAAGATTGCACAGCAACTATATGAAGGAATAGAAACTGATAAGGGCCAGATAGCCTTTATAACATACATGAGAACTGACTCTACTAGAATTTCTAGCGTGGCGAGAGAAAAGGCTGTAGAGATCGTCACTAGAAAATTTGGAAAGGAATACGTTGGTTCGGTACGATCTGCCGGGAAGGGCAAGAAGATTCAGGATGCACATGAAGCGATAAGGCCCACCTATCCCGAAAACGATCCGGAGACAGCTAAGAAGCTTATATCCGGTGATAATCTGAGGCTTTACACGCTTATTTGGAACAGGTTCATCGCTTCTCAGATGGCTAGTGCAGAATATGCAGTGACAGATGTACAGCTAGAAGACGAGAACAAGAAGTATATACTCAGCTTAACCGGTGAACGAAGACTGTTCGATGGCTTTGAAAGAATTATCTCGAGATCATCGAAGAGTGAGATTGGTCGCGATTACAAGAAGTGTGAAGAGATCAAGCCTTCTAAGATAGAATTCGAGGAAGATACAACCAAACCGCCCTCCAGATTTAGCGAAGCTTCTCTAGTAAAAGAACTCGAGAAGAGAGGAATCGGTCGTCCCTCAACTTATGCGACAATTATCTCCACACTACTAGACAGAAAATACGTACTTCGACAGTCCAGAGAGTTAAGGCCAACACTACTAGGTTCGATTGTAAATGAGTTTCTCAATGATTATTTTCCTGATGTCGTTGACATGAATTTTACCGCAAACATGGAGGAAGAACTTGACGATGTAGAAAATGGTGCCAAGAAGTGGCAAGATGTTGTCCAGGGCTTCTATGGCGGCTTCAAGACGGATCTGGATCAGATTGATAAGAAGATCAAGAAGGGGGAGCTTAGAATTGAGTTCCTGACAGACAAAGAATGCTCTTGTGGCGGCAATTTCAAGATAGTCTTCGGAAGGTATGGCGGGTATTTGAAGTGTCAATCATGTGAAAAGAACGAATCTGTCGATATGACCTCTTTCACCTGCGTGATAGACGGGAAAGTCTTGTTGAAGGATGTTGCAGCCAATCAGAAAATGGAAGTGGAGATAGATGAGAAGTGTCCGGAATGTGGTTCCGCTCTTGTTAAGAGAAAGGGCAGGTACGGTGAGTTCATCGCATGCTCGGCTTACCCGAAATGCAAGTACACAAGAAACGTGAGAATAGACGCCCCATGTCCCAAGTGCGGAGGGGTGGTTGAGAAACTCCGTAGCAAGAAAGGTAAGAATTACTACAAGTGTTCAGAATGTGGAGAGCTTTACTGGAATGAGCCCGCAAAGGAGAAATGCGAAATCTGTGATTCTCGTCTCTTTCTCAAAATCAAGCGGGGAGGAAAAAAGGTCCATTACTGCGAAAAGTGCAAGAAAGAGTTCGAAATGGAGGAAGGTTGA
- a CDS encoding deoxynucleoside kinase, with protein MFSNLSGKFVSVEGVIGVGKTTLVKILSRKYTMPTVLEVVEENPFLARFYEDMERWAFQTQLFFLISRFDQQSNVKKAASQGQGVVSDYAFIKDHLFASLNLKGEQFRLYEKIFNALKEQVLHPDLIVYLYADIDTLMNRIALRDRPFERRMDRTYISMLGDAYENYMKNVAESQVLRIDTSNIDFVRNPEDLKRVFERIEAIL; from the coding sequence ATGTTTTCTAATCTAAGCGGAAAGTTTGTTTCTGTGGAAGGAGTAATAGGAGTTGGTAAGACAACCCTTGTTAAAATTCTCTCTAGAAAATACACTATGCCAACTGTACTGGAAGTTGTCGAAGAAAATCCATTTCTTGCTCGTTTCTATGAAGATATGGAAAGATGGGCTTTTCAAACTCAGCTCTTTTTCTTGATAAGTCGGTTTGATCAGCAGTCGAACGTCAAGAAGGCAGCTTCGCAGGGACAGGGAGTGGTCTCTGACTATGCTTTTATAAAGGATCATTTATTCGCATCTCTCAATCTCAAGGGGGAACAATTCAGACTATATGAGAAGATATTTAATGCTCTTAAAGAGCAGGTTCTTCATCCAGACCTTATAGTCTATCTATACGCAGACATCGATACCCTAATGAATAGAATTGCTCTTAGAGATAGACCGTTTGAGAGAAGAATGGACAGGACCTACATCTCGATGCTAGGTGATGCTTATGAGAATTACATGAAGAACGTGGCCGAAAGCCAGGTTCTCAGAATTGATACTTCGAACATCGATTTTGTGAGAAATCCCGAAGACCTCAAAAGGGTTTTTGAGAGAATCGAGGCGATCTTATGA
- a CDS encoding deoxynucleoside kinase yields the protein MILGICGNIGAGKSSLTNLLEEELGFRGVYEAVDENPFLEDFYSDMKSWAFHSQLFFLVKRFDFLKRVVTEGAVILQDRTIYEDVEIFARNLQLMGYINERDWRLYLDTYETLSDHLTTPDGIVYIKCSKNVLLKRIKKRGRGFESDVSEEYIERLNGLYDAWIERVKFCRKLIIDGDKYDFIESAQDRADVLHLISRFTAELMAGVQSRLFSR from the coding sequence ATGATATTGGGAATATGCGGAAACATCGGAGCTGGGAAATCATCTCTCACTAATTTGCTGGAGGAGGAGCTTGGGTTCAGAGGTGTCTACGAAGCCGTTGATGAAAACCCTTTTCTTGAAGACTTCTACTCCGATATGAAAAGCTGGGCCTTTCATTCGCAGCTGTTCTTTCTTGTCAAACGCTTTGATTTCCTCAAGAGAGTTGTTACTGAGGGTGCGGTGATTTTACAGGACAGAACGATATACGAAGATGTGGAAATATTTGCCCGCAACCTACAACTAATGGGCTACATCAATGAAAGAGACTGGAGACTCTATCTTGACACTTATGAGACACTCTCAGATCACCTAACAACTCCAGACGGAATTGTGTATATAAAATGCTCGAAGAATGTGTTGTTGAAGAGGATAAAGAAGAGAGGTAGAGGCTTTGAGAGCGATGTAAGTGAAGAATATATCGAAAGACTCAACGGATTATACGATGCCTGGATAGAGAGAGTTAAGTTTTGCAGAAAACTAATCATTGACGGTGACAAGTACGATTTCATTGAAAGCGCTCAGGACAGAGCTGATGTCCTTCACCTGATCTCGAGATTCACGGCAGAACTAATGGCGGGAGTACAGTCTAGGTTGTTTTCCAGATAG
- the rpmB gene encoding 50S ribosomal protein L28, translated as MSKVCEICGKAPTTGNMVSHSNKKTKRWWKPNVHKVRVMIDGEVKRVRVCVKCLKAGKVTRAI; from the coding sequence ATGTCCAAGGTTTGCGAAATATGTGGAAAGGCACCAACTACAGGAAATATGGTCTCCCACTCAAATAAAAAAACCAAGCGCTGGTGGAAGCCAAATGTTCATAAGGTACGCGTCATGATTGATGGCGAGGTGAAAAGAGTAAGAGTTTGTGTGAAGTGCCTCAAAGCTGGAAAAGTGACGAGAGCAATATAG
- the alr gene encoding alanine racemase — protein MNSRKTFALIDLSAYMQNLHYLSRKASPAKLMVVVKADAYGHGAVELSRAARDIGIEQLAVAFLEEGIKIREGGVDLPILILNYVDRHEIPIARKFGLTPTLCSFGQLEEIVDLEVSLPDFHIVVDTGMRRLGMEWEDSLRLYESAISKGIRITGAYTHFATADEKESDFVSEQQDSFDRFLAGLGKKPFGGFKTHISNSAGTIFLDNSRYDYVRAGIATYGLQPSIIADNNLKPILEWKTCISYLKEIHAGYSVSYGRTFLANHDMLVATIPVGYADGYSRLLSNKGYVIIAGKRCRVLGRVCMDQFVVDVSHIERKLSVGDEVVIIGSQEGERITAEEIADLCGTINYEVVCSISSRVPRIYRKGEN, from the coding sequence ATGAACAGTCGAAAGACCTTCGCTTTGATCGATCTGTCTGCTTATATGCAGAATCTTCATTATTTGTCAAGGAAAGCATCTCCGGCGAAGTTGATGGTTGTTGTGAAAGCTGACGCTTATGGTCACGGCGCAGTGGAGTTATCGAGGGCCGCTCGGGATATCGGCATTGAGCAGCTAGCAGTCGCTTTTCTTGAAGAAGGTATCAAGATTCGAGAAGGTGGGGTCGATCTGCCAATTCTTATACTGAACTATGTTGACAGACACGAAATCCCTATCGCCAGGAAATTCGGCTTGACACCAACTCTTTGCTCATTTGGCCAGCTTGAGGAAATTGTTGACCTCGAAGTGTCGCTTCCCGATTTTCATATTGTTGTGGACACAGGAATGAGGCGTCTCGGTATGGAGTGGGAGGACTCGTTGCGATTATATGAGTCGGCCATCTCGAAAGGAATTAGAATCACTGGCGCGTACACGCATTTTGCTACTGCAGATGAGAAAGAGAGTGACTTTGTGTCTGAGCAGCAAGATTCTTTTGATAGATTCCTGGCAGGTTTAGGAAAAAAACCATTTGGCGGTTTCAAAACTCACATATCTAACAGCGCCGGGACTATTTTTCTCGACAACTCGAGATACGACTATGTGAGAGCGGGAATTGCTACCTATGGCTTGCAACCCTCGATTATTGCAGATAATAATCTCAAGCCAATACTTGAGTGGAAGACTTGTATCTCCTATTTGAAGGAGATACATGCCGGTTATTCGGTTAGCTATGGTAGGACCTTCCTTGCCAACCACGATATGCTGGTGGCAACGATTCCGGTTGGTTATGCCGATGGTTACAGTCGACTCTTATCAAACAAGGGTTATGTTATCATTGCGGGCAAGAGATGCAGGGTATTAGGCAGGGTTTGCATGGATCAATTTGTGGTCGATGTCTCTCACATAGAGAGAAAGCTCTCCGTAGGAGATGAAGTGGTTATCATTGGTTCTCAGGAAGGGGAGAGAATCACGGCTGAGGAGATAGCGGATCTTTGCGGCACCATCAACTACGAGGTTGTCTGCTCGATCTCTTCAAGAGTTCCAAGGATCTATCGGAAAGGAGAAAATTGA